A window of Flammeovirga kamogawensis genomic DNA:
GAAAAGAGGAAGTTGCTAACAGAATCAAAGTAGCAATTGAAGAGATCAGTAAATTAAAAGAAGGAAATTAATTCCACTAAGTTTGATGTTAAATCAAATGATCTAATTGATTACAATGGAAGAAAAAAATATAGAAAAAAGAATGGACTTTATTCGTGAGAAAATCACAGAAGAAGTAAAGTCTGATAAAAATGGAGGCGAACTTTTATTCCGTTTTCCACCAGAACCAAATGGTTACTTGCATATCGGTCATGCAAAATCTATTTGCTTAAACTTTGGGTTATCTCAAGAATTTGAAAACGCAGGTACTAACCTTCGTTTTGATGATACTAACCCTACAAAAGAAGATCAAGAATATGTAGATGCCATTAAGGCAGATATAGAATGGTTAGGATTTAATTGGGTTGGTGAACCTAAATTTACATCCGATTATTTTGATCAATTGTATGCATGGGCTATTCAACTTATTAAAGAAGGTAAAGCTTATGTAGATGATCAAGATGCAAATACCATTGCTTCTCAAAAAGGAACTCCAACTACTCCTGGTACTAACTCTCCATTTAGAGAACGTTCTGTAGAGGAGAATTTAGAGTTGTTTGAAGGGATGAAAGAGGGCAAATTTGATGAAGGTTCTCGTGTATTAAGAGCCAAAATTGATATGGCTAACGCAAACATGCACCTTCGTGATCCTTTCTTATATAGAATTATTAAAAAGGCTCACCATAGAACTGGTACTACTTGGAATATTTATCCAATGTACGACTGGGCACACGGGCAATCAGATTACATAGAAGGAATTACAAACTCTTTATGTACAACTGAATTTGAAGTACACAGGCCTTTGTACAATTGGTTCTTAGATCAAATTGCAGATAAAGATAAGGTTCGTCCTGAACAAACTGAATTCTCTCGCTTAAATCTTAACTATACTGTTATGTCTAAGCGTAAACTTTTACAGTTAGTAGAAGAAGGTGTTGTAAATGGATGGGATGACCCACGTATGCCTACAATTTCTGGCTTAAGAAGAAGAGGATATACTCCTGCTTCTATCAGAAACTTTGCAGAAACAGTTGGTATTACTAAACGTGATAACGTAATCGACGTATCTTTATTAGAATTTGCTGTTCGTCAAGATCTAAATAAAACTGCTCCTCGTGTAATGGCAGTTTTAGATCCTATCAAATTAGTAATTGATAATTACGAAGAAGGTGCAGAAGAATGGTTAGAAGCTGAAAATAATCCTGAGGATGAAAATTCTGGTACTCGTAAAGTACCTTTCTCTAAAGTTTTATATATCGAAAGAGATGACTTTAAAGAAGAAGCAAACCGTAAATTCTTCCGTTTAACACTTGGTAAAGAAGTTCGTTTAAAGAACGCCTATATTATTAAGGGTGAAAGCTGTGTGAAAGATGAAGAGGGGAATGTTACAGAAATTCACTGTACTTATGATCCACTTTCTCGTTCGGGTAGCGGTACAGAAGAGTCTAAACGAAAAGTAAAAGGTACATTACACTGGGTTTCTGCAGCTCATGCTGTAGATGCTAAAGTAAACCTTTATGATCGCTTGTTCTCTGATGAAGCACCAGATGCTGATAAAGACAAAGATTTTAAAGAGTTCTTAAATCCTAACTCTTTAGAAGTAATTGAAGGTTGCAAAGTTGAACCATCTTTAAAAGACAATAAGGCTGGAGATAACTTCCAATTCCAACGTTTAGGTTACTTTATCTTAGATAAGGAATCTACTCCTGAAAATATGATTTTCAATAAAACTGTTGGATTGAAAGATTCTTGGGCGAAGAAGAAATAAGTTTCTTTAAATAAAGAAAATAGAACTAATGGAGACTTTACAATTGTAAGGTCTCCATTTTTTATAGTCCATAATAAATTGAAATCCCTCCCCAACCAAATAGATTCTTATTCTCCATAATTATCATTTTCTACTACTCGATAATAACGAAATTTGTTCCATATATATGGTCTATCTGATGAGCCTACTTCATAAAGTTCTGTATTTTGAGGCGTGTCCTATTGAAAGGCTAAACTCTTTATAAGTAGAATTCTTCATACCTATTAAAACCCAATCTGTACCTTATTATCAAATATATTACTAGCCCAAGTAACATGAATACCATTTATAAATTTCTATCAGATTGCAACCAATACTGATAAAAATCGTTTTGAGATGATATAGATACATATTTACTTTGCTCTTTTTGAGGTAAAGTTTATTGTGCTCTACAATTAATCGATATAAAAAGAAGTAGAAAAAAGATTTTATACATATCTCATTTTAGATTTAAGTCAAGTTTGAATCTATTCACACTCAATTTAACAGATATTAAACGAGATATTGTAATCATTCATCGACTTCAGTTGTTTCATTATTGTTCACCGATTGGTAGTCAAATACATAATTAATACTGTTTATATATGGCAAACTATACTGAATCAAATCAAATTGATATTCTTGTATCAAAAATTAAAAAGAATTTATCTGAGAGTAAATCTTTAGAAAATGAACTGCATATTCTTGATCAAGAGTACATGCATTTACATGAAAAAATAGCGGCTTTACGTGCACTTACATATCAGTCTAGAAAACTGAAAAAATCTTAAGTTGTACCCCTGAATTTTCTCTTATATAAAGACTATAAAACCAATTCTCACAAACTTTTGTACCCCTTTTATTTTTAAACTAAGGTTTTCTTGTACCCCTATTTGTACAACATTGTACCTCTATTTGCCCCCCTTTCTTGAATTGAAAACATTACAATTTTTCTTTGTTTAGTGAAATAAACCTTCATTCCGTTTTTTTAAACGATAGTATATGAAGACATTTTAAAACAGCACTACTACACTTATGAAAATTGTACAACTACTACCTTTATTACTGTGCGTATGTTTACTTTTTGTAAACAACACACAAGCTTCGAAGTACATTTCTACTTCATTTGCTACTTCCGCTTGTGACGGCATTCCTGAATGGAACTCCACAACTACCTACAACGTAAACGGCACTAAAGTAACCTATAACGGTGTACTTTACCGTAATAAATGGTGGACAAAAGGAGAAAACCCTGAGACACAATGGGGACCTTGGGAAGCCCTAGGAGAATGTGATAACAACTTAGCTCCAACAGTTTCTTTTACTGCTCCAGAAAACAATGCAAGTTATGTCTTGGAAGAAACAACATCAATTACAATTTCAATTGTAGCTACTGATGATGATGGAACAATAGCCAATACAGTAATTGATATTGATGGTAACTCATTTGCTTCAACAACAGCAAATTGGACGCCTACAAAAGCTGGAGATTTCACAATTACTGCTACAGCTACTGATGATAAAGGAGCAACCTCTACAACATCAAGAAGTATTACTATCACTTCGAACGAACCTGTTCCTCCAACCGTTCAAATAACATCTCCTGCTAACAACGAAGTAATTCAACAAACATCACTACAATTAGTAAATATTACTACTTCAAGTGCTGACGCTGATGGTACAATAGAATCTATATTAATAGAAGTAGATGGAAAATCATTTACTACTAATTCAGCAAATTGGACTCCTTCTGCATTTGGGACTTTTGAAATTACAGTTACGGTAATGGATAACGATGGCCTAACATCTACAACAACATCTTCAGTAACAATAGAGGAAAAAGTGGATAGTGGTTGCTCATCTCCTGAATATGGACCCTACCCAAATGTATACAATACCAATGATGTTGTTGTGTTTAACGGTGATTTGTTCGAAGCTCAAGTAGATAATTTATACAATGTTATTCCTGGCGAAGCAGATCATTTCTGGAGAGCTTTAGGACCTTGCGTTGACACTAATACAGCTCCTTCAATTTCTACCGTAAACACTACTGTTATTGGACTTATACCACAAACATTAACAGCTACCATTATTGATGCTGAAGGTGACAATATTACAGCTACATTTTCTGTTGATGGAAATACCTTAACTGCTGAAGGTGTAAGTGATATTTATACAACATCATGGACACCTTCTACATATGGCACCTATACTGTTTCAATCCAAGCAGTTGATGATAAAGGAAAGTCTAACTCTTCAGATTATTTATTAACTATTGAAGAACCAACTGGTCCACAAAATCCAGTGATTACATCAATTACACCAGCTAATGGCACTACTATTAAACAAGCGAGTTTATCGGCAGTAGAAATTGTAGTAAATGCTTCTGATATTGATGGAACAATTGTCTCAACTTTAATAGAAGTAGGTGGAATGAGTTACTCATCAAATACAGCCAATTGGACACCATCTTCTTTTGGCAATTATACGATAACCACTACTGTTACAGATAATGAAGGGTTAACAACTACAGCAACATCATCTATATCAATAATAGAAAATTTAGCATTTACAGATAAAGTATTAGTAGGATATTGGCACAATTGGAATTTATCTAGTTGCCCCTACATTAGATTAAAAGATGTAGACGATAGATATAATGTAATTTGTATTGCATTTGCCGAGCCAAAAATTAGAGATGTTGATAATACTATGATTTTTGATCCTGTAGACATCTATAATTTCCAAAACGAGCCAACTGATAGATCAAGACAGGAATTTAAAGAGGATGTTGCTTTACTTCAAAGTCAAGGTAAGAAGGTTATTTTATCTCTTGGTGGAGCAAATGGAGTAGTACATTTAGATAATGATGAAGAGCAGCAAAAATTTGTCAATTCAATGATTTCTCTTTGCGACACATATGGTTTTGATGGAGTTGATATTGACTTAGAAGGTTCATCTCTTACATTAAATGCCGGTGATACAGATTTCACAAACCCAACTACACCAAGAATTTTGAACTTCATTCAAGGAATGCAAGAAATTAAAGCTCATTTTGGTCCGTCTTTTTTATTAACCTCTGCTCCTGAGACTGCGTATGTTCAAGGTGGACAAACTGCTTATGGTGGAGCATGGGGTGGATACCTTCCTATTCTACACACATTAAGAGAACAATTAGATTATGTACATGTTCAGCTTTACAATACTGGTAGTCTTGGAGCCTTAGATGGGAAAGCATATACGCAAGGAACAGCAGATTTTATTGTTGCAATGACAGAAATGTTATTACAAGGTTTTGAAACAAAAAGTACAGCAGGATTTTTCCCTGCCTTTAGAGAAGATCAAGTTGCTTTAGGTTTACCTGCTAATAAACCAGCTGCTCCTGCTGGTGGATACACAACACCAACTGAAGTCCAAAAAGCCTTAAATTACCTTGTTAATGGTGTACCATTTGGCGGAGCTTATACACTCATCAATAGTAATGGTTACCCAGATTTAAGAGGAATGATGACATGGTCTATCAACTGGGATAAAACAACTGCATATGAATACGCTGAGAGTTATGATACTTTCTTTAACGGATCAAATGCAAGATTGATAGACACTGACCTTGAGGAAGAATTGAAAGGTGAGATTGGGCAACTTTACCCTAATCCATTCGAAAATTCTTTCAATATCTCTATCAGTTTAAAAGTAGACGAAGATATTGATGCTTTTATATATAACACAAATGGAACCTTAATTGGTAAACATCACAGCACAGCTTTAATTAACGGAACACAAAAATTCACAGTTCCAACTCAACAACTAACTAGCGGTATTTATCTCATAAAAGTTCACACTAATAGCGAGCAAAAAGTTTTTAGAGTGATCAAAAAATAAGTAGAATAACACACAGTAAATCTTAAAAACCCACCTTCATAAGGTGGGTTTTTGTTATTGATGTACTAATTTTATTTTAGTTAAAGTAGGACCTACCCTTACTACCTCTCCTTCTTTTTTACCTGTTAAGAATTTATAGATTGGAGCATCTTTATCTATCCCAACCAATTGTTTTCCATTGTAAAAAATTGGAGGAAAATTACATCCCATAATCAAGATCAATTTATCAGTTTCGAAAACAGTACCCATTCTAATATCACTCTTGGAGTCATCTACTTCTTCGAATTTTTTGAGGGTCTGAATTGAATCTGCTAACCGATCTAAGCTATAACTTCCAATTGTAATATTGGTAACTTCTTCCTCTACATTGTCTTCGTATAATTTTGTATCATTGTCCGAAGTAGATGATTTTAAAGAGCTTTCTTCATGCAGCTGAATATCATCAATTGATTTTTGTAAAGTAGAGATTGTAAATTTTAAAATATCCGATCTACTCGATGCCATAGTGTTGTGTGAGTTAAACAATTTGATTTACTATTATAAAAGATCATCATTTTATAACCAATATTAAAGCCTTTAAGAAAAGATCATTGCTGTATCTTACAAAAAGCTCTTTTTGTACAATTTATATTCTGATAGCATATTAGTTCGTTAACTACTACCTTTGAAGATAGATTTGACAGAAAAATCAACTTTAAATCAATAGTAGAATAACTATTTTTGATCGAACTTAAAACAAACTAGTATGCTACAGGCATTTGTAATGATATTAGCACCTCTACTTCTAAATTGGGGTGCAAAAAGATTTTCGTGGATAGAAAATATAGGTACTGTAATTCTAGCCTATGCACTTGGTATTTTTTTAGGAAACAGTTCTCTAATTATAGATACAGAAGTTTCTAAAACTATTGTCGAAGTTGCCGTACCACTTTCAATCGGCTTACTTTTATTATCATCTAATATTAAACAATGGATTAAAAGTGCAGAAAAAACAATATTGTCTTTCTTTCTCTGTCTATTTGCCATAACAATTGGGGCAATATTCGCCTTCCTTTTATTTAATGATGTACTCCCTAGTGCTCCGTTTTTGGCAGGTATGTCCATAGGCTTATATACTGGAGGAACACCAAATATGTCTGCTATTGGGTTAGCATTAGAGGTAAAAGATGAGGCTTTCATTTTAATGAATACTGCAGATATGATAATTGGTGGTATTTGGATGCTAGTACTCCTAACCATAGCTAAAAAAATATTTGGATATGTATTACCAACAGCTGATACTAACACAATCAGTAACGAGGATTTAAAAATAAAAGCCTTAGAAGGACCTACACCAAAATCAATAATATCAAGCATTGGAGTAATACTAATAATATTAGGTGCTTGTATTGGAACTTCCCTTCTTTTATTTGGTGCAATGAATGAAATATTCATTATATTAGGTGTAACAACCTTAAGCTTAGTTGCTTCTTTAAATACTTCAATCAGATCTATTAAAGGAAGCTTTTTAGTGGGAGAATATTTTGTTCTCTTATTTTGTATTGGGTTAGGAAGTATGTCTAATTTTGAAAGTTTATTAGATTCTGGAACACTATATATTGGCTTTGTTTCTATTGTAATGTTTACTGGTATATTTATTCACCTTCTTCTTTGCAAACTATTTAAAGTTGATGTAGACACTTTTTTAATTACATCTACAGCTTGCCTTTACGGACCTGCATTTGTAGGACCTATTGCAAAAGCAATTAACAATAAGAAAGCAATACTATCAGGAATGACCGCCGGTACATTAGGATACGCAATTGCAAATTACTGGGGAATCATCATAGGAAAAGCCCTTTCACTTTGGATAATTTATTTATAATCTAATTTTTTTTCAGAAACCTCTAAAAACATTTGATGTTTAATTAGATATTTATACATTTGAACATAATTTGTTTAAACACATATAGAAATGGCATTATTAGATTCACTCAAATGGAGATATGCAACAAAGAAATTTGATGCATCAAAAAAGGTTGACGAGACAACGTTAAACACAATTTTAGAAGCTGGTAATTTATCAGCATCATCTTATGGTTTACAGCCTTGGAAATTAGTTGTTGTAGAAACGAAAGAATTACGCGAAGAATTATTAGCTCACTCTTGGGGACAAAAACAAGTTGTAGACGCTTCACATTTAATCGTAATTGCTCGCGAAGCTAATTTAACAGCAGATCACGTAAATACTTTTGCAGACAATGTTAAAGCTGCAAGAAATTTACCAGAAGAAGCAATTGCAGATTACAGAGGAATGATGTTGAATACAGTTAACTCTCTTCCTGATGAGGTAAAAGATATATGGAATTCAAAACAAGCTTACATTGTATTAGGCTCTCTTTTAGCGGCATGTGCAGACTTAAAAGTTGATAGTACACCAATGGAAGGTTTTGTACCAGAAAAATATGATGAAGTTTTAGGTTTTGATAAACTTGGTTTAAAAAGTACAGTTATCTTGCCAATCGGTTACAGAGCGGAAGATGATGGCTACCAACATTTAGCAAAATACCGTAAACCATTAGACGAAGTAGTTGTGAAACTATAAGTTTTAGGTAAAAAAAAGAGGTTGATTATTTATGATAATCAACCTCTTTTTTTTTGCTTAAATTCTAATGATTAATCAAGTAACTCTGTGTGAATAACTGGATTATTCTCTAATGTTCTATGTACAGGACATTTATTTGCTATTTCTAACAAGCGTTCTCGTTGCTTTTCTGTAAGATCTCCTTTGACTTGAATATGACGGTATAAGTTATCAATTTTAGCAGTACGCTTATTGGCATTTTCTGCATCCTTTAAATATTCATTTTCATGATTTAAATGGACAGTCACTTCGTCTAAATTCCATTTTTTATGGTTTGCATACATTCTCAATGTCATGGCTGTGCAAGCCCCAAGTCCTGCCAATAAAAACTGATACGGGTTAGGACCTAAATCTTTCCCTCCATCTTTTATTGGCTCATCTGCAATCTGATGATGTACTCCAGCCTTTACTTCTGTAACATATTTAGTTGTTCCAATCCTTACAGCTGTTTGGTATTGTGTCTCCAATGGGTCTTCTAACTCCATTTCAACATATCTTTCTGCCCAGCTGCCAATCATATTCCCTACATACTGACCATTTTTAGGTGTTGACAAAAAATGATTTGCATTATCTAAAGAAATAAAGCTCTTAGGGTGAAAGGCATTTTTATAAATTTTCTCTGCATTTTTTATGTCTACAACTGCATCAAATGGAGAGTGAAAAATCAAAATTGGCAGTTTAATTTTATGAATGATATCAGCATAATTAGGAGATGATATTTGATTGATAAAACTAGATTTTACTTTAAACTCTTTTACCAAAAGATGAACATTGGCATAATCTCCTTCAACATCTGCTACTTTCTCAATACTTTTTACTTTAGCAAAAGCACTTATAGTTACAATTGCATCTACAGAAGCAATTCTATTTGCTAATAAAATTGCAGCACTTCCTGCTAAAGAATGTCCTATTAATAATTGTGGAGATTTAAGGTTTTCAGCCATATAATCAGAGGCAGAAAGAATATCTTCTATACTTGCTGCATATCCTGGGTTTTGCTGAGAGTAACCCGTAATATCTAAACTAAAAACAGCTATTCCTTTTTGGTTTAGCTCTCTAACGATACTATTTACAACTGTTGTTTCTTCTAATGACGAGAAGAAGCAGTGTGCAAATAATGCGTATGCGTGAGGTTTTTCATCTGCGGGTAATGACAACGAGGCAACTAAAACATCGCCTTGGTTGTTCTTAAAATTTATAATTGAAAATGACATAATAGGTTTATTTATACTTCTCTCCAATGATACGCCTTAGGCAGCGTAAATGCTCTAATTCCTTGTACTGATAAAGTTGCTCCAAGTCCAGAATTTTTCCGACCTGACCAAGGTACA
This region includes:
- a CDS encoding glycosyl hydrolase family 18 protein; the encoded protein is MKIVQLLPLLLCVCLLFVNNTQASKYISTSFATSACDGIPEWNSTTTYNVNGTKVTYNGVLYRNKWWTKGENPETQWGPWEALGECDNNLAPTVSFTAPENNASYVLEETTSITISIVATDDDGTIANTVIDIDGNSFASTTANWTPTKAGDFTITATATDDKGATSTTSRSITITSNEPVPPTVQITSPANNEVIQQTSLQLVNITTSSADADGTIESILIEVDGKSFTTNSANWTPSAFGTFEITVTVMDNDGLTSTTTSSVTIEEKVDSGCSSPEYGPYPNVYNTNDVVVFNGDLFEAQVDNLYNVIPGEADHFWRALGPCVDTNTAPSISTVNTTVIGLIPQTLTATIIDAEGDNITATFSVDGNTLTAEGVSDIYTTSWTPSTYGTYTVSIQAVDDKGKSNSSDYLLTIEEPTGPQNPVITSITPANGTTIKQASLSAVEIVVNASDIDGTIVSTLIEVGGMSYSSNTANWTPSSFGNYTITTTVTDNEGLTTTATSSISIIENLAFTDKVLVGYWHNWNLSSCPYIRLKDVDDRYNVICIAFAEPKIRDVDNTMIFDPVDIYNFQNEPTDRSRQEFKEDVALLQSQGKKVILSLGGANGVVHLDNDEEQQKFVNSMISLCDTYGFDGVDIDLEGSSLTLNAGDTDFTNPTTPRILNFIQGMQEIKAHFGPSFLLTSAPETAYVQGGQTAYGGAWGGYLPILHTLREQLDYVHVQLYNTGSLGALDGKAYTQGTADFIVAMTEMLLQGFETKSTAGFFPAFREDQVALGLPANKPAAPAGGYTTPTEVQKALNYLVNGVPFGGAYTLINSNGYPDLRGMMTWSINWDKTTAYEYAESYDTFFNGSNARLIDTDLEEELKGEIGQLYPNPFENSFNISISLKVDEDIDAFIYNTNGTLIGKHHSTALINGTQKFTVPTQQLTSGIYLIKVHTNSEQKVFRVIKK
- a CDS encoding bifunctional alpha/beta hydrolase/OsmC family protein codes for the protein MSFSIINFKNNQGDVLVASLSLPADEKPHAYALFAHCFFSSLEETTVVNSIVRELNQKGIAVFSLDITGYSQQNPGYAASIEDILSASDYMAENLKSPQLLIGHSLAGSAAILLANRIASVDAIVTISAFAKVKSIEKVADVEGDYANVHLLVKEFKVKSSFINQISSPNYADIIHKIKLPILIFHSPFDAVVDIKNAEKIYKNAFHPKSFISLDNANHFLSTPKNGQYVGNMIGSWAERYVEMELEDPLETQYQTAVRIGTTKYVTEVKAGVHHQIADEPIKDGGKDLGPNPYQFLLAGLGACTAMTLRMYANHKKWNLDEVTVHLNHENEYLKDAENANKRTAKIDNLYRHIQVKGDLTEKQRERLLEIANKCPVHRTLENNPVIHTELLD
- a CDS encoding glutamine--tRNA ligase/YqeY domain fusion protein, which produces MEEKNIEKRMDFIREKITEEVKSDKNGGELLFRFPPEPNGYLHIGHAKSICLNFGLSQEFENAGTNLRFDDTNPTKEDQEYVDAIKADIEWLGFNWVGEPKFTSDYFDQLYAWAIQLIKEGKAYVDDQDANTIASQKGTPTTPGTNSPFRERSVEENLELFEGMKEGKFDEGSRVLRAKIDMANANMHLRDPFLYRIIKKAHHRTGTTWNIYPMYDWAHGQSDYIEGITNSLCTTEFEVHRPLYNWFLDQIADKDKVRPEQTEFSRLNLNYTVMSKRKLLQLVEEGVVNGWDDPRMPTISGLRRRGYTPASIRNFAETVGITKRDNVIDVSLLEFAVRQDLNKTAPRVMAVLDPIKLVIDNYEEGAEEWLEAENNPEDENSGTRKVPFSKVLYIERDDFKEEANRKFFRLTLGKEVRLKNAYIIKGESCVKDEEGNVTEIHCTYDPLSRSGSGTEESKRKVKGTLHWVSAAHAVDAKVNLYDRLFSDEAPDADKDKDFKEFLNPNSLEVIEGCKVEPSLKDNKAGDNFQFQRLGYFILDKESTPENMIFNKTVGLKDSWAKKK
- a CDS encoding NAD(P)H-dependent oxidoreductase yields the protein MALLDSLKWRYATKKFDASKKVDETTLNTILEAGNLSASSYGLQPWKLVVVETKELREELLAHSWGQKQVVDASHLIVIAREANLTADHVNTFADNVKAARNLPEEAIADYRGMMLNTVNSLPDEVKDIWNSKQAYIVLGSLLAACADLKVDSTPMEGFVPEKYDEVLGFDKLGLKSTVILPIGYRAEDDGYQHLAKYRKPLDEVVVKL
- a CDS encoding DUF819 family protein, which translates into the protein MLQAFVMILAPLLLNWGAKRFSWIENIGTVILAYALGIFLGNSSLIIDTEVSKTIVEVAVPLSIGLLLLSSNIKQWIKSAEKTILSFFLCLFAITIGAIFAFLLFNDVLPSAPFLAGMSIGLYTGGTPNMSAIGLALEVKDEAFILMNTADMIIGGIWMLVLLTIAKKIFGYVLPTADTNTISNEDLKIKALEGPTPKSIISSIGVILIILGACIGTSLLLFGAMNEIFIILGVTTLSLVASLNTSIRSIKGSFLVGEYFVLLFCIGLGSMSNFESLLDSGTLYIGFVSIVMFTGIFIHLLLCKLFKVDVDTFLITSTACLYGPAFVGPIAKAINNKKAILSGMTAGTLGYAIANYWGIIIGKALSLWIIYL